The segment AATTTTAATACTATGTGTGTTGATTAGCCAATGTTTAGGAAAATAAAATTCTTATGTGCTTGGATTTAGAAGCGGTAAACTTCAAATAGGAGTCCCTATGAAATGCCATTCTTTTCGACCTCTTGCGATCCCTTCTCTGTTGAGTAAAACCTCTGAACCGATCAGCTTATTGATTCATAATTCCGTAAAAGGTCAAGGTTGAATGTCAATTGGAGAAAAGCAGGTTTACCTTGCTTTTTGGTTAAACTATAGATGTGTCAAGATGAACCAACAGTTGAAACAGGGAGGTGGTACGATGAAGAAAGCAGTAGGAATGAGTGAACCGAATCACTTGATCCATGAAAAATCCCCTTATCTCCTCCAGCACGCCTATAACCCCGTAGATTGGTATCCGTGGTCTGAGGAAGCCTTCGAAAAAGCCCAAAGGGAGGATAAGCCGATCTTTCTCTCCATCGGCTATTCCACTTGCCATTGGTGTCATGTAATGGAGCGGGAGTCCTTTGAGGATGAAGAAGTAGCGGAATTGCTGAATGATTCCTTTGTCTCCATCAAAGTGGATCGGGAGGAACGACCGGATATCGATCATATCTATATGGCGGTGTGTCAGGGGTTAACCGGTCAGGGGGGGTGGCCCTTGACAGTCATCATGACACCGGAGAAGAAACCTTTTTTTGCCGGAACCTATTTTCCGAAGCATTCCATGTATGGGCGAAACGGGTTAACGGAGATTTTGAACCAGGTCTCCCAGGCATGGTACAAGGAACGGGATAAGGTGTTGAATGCCGGTGAAAAAATTACGGAGGCTTTACAGACCCAGCTAAAGACGACGGAATCCGGAAAGTGGTCTGACGATATGCTGGATCAGGCATACCAGGAATTTCGCTCCTCCTTTGATTCCCGATATGGCGGCTTTGGTGGAGCCCCTAAGTTCCCACGCCCTCATGACCTGATGTTTCTGCTTCGCTACTGGAAACAGAAAAATGAACCCACAGCCTTGGAAATGGTAGAGAAAACCCTGAATGGGATGGTTCAAGGGGGGATCTGGGATCACATTGGGTTTGGATTTGCGCGGTATGCCGTGGATGAGAAGTGGCTGGTTCCTCACTTTGAAAAGATGCTGTACGATAACGCCCTGCTGGCTTATACATTTGTGGAGACTTATCAGGCGACGGGGAAGGATCTGTACGCTCAGGTGGCCCAGGATATATTCACCTATGTATTACGGGATATGACTCATCCGGAAGGCGGTTTTTATTCCGCAGAGGATGCGGATTCCGAAGGGGAAGAGGGGAAGTTTTATCTCTGGACCCCCACTGAAGTGGAGGAAGTCTTGGGACAAGAAGAAGGCGCACTGTTTTGTGAGTGCCTGGATATTACACCAGGGGGAAACTTTGAAGGAAAGAGCATTCCCAACCGTCTGTATGACACCTTGGAAGAAGTGGCTT is part of the Kroppenstedtia pulmonis genome and harbors:
- a CDS encoding thioredoxin domain-containing protein produces the protein MKKAVGMSEPNHLIHEKSPYLLQHAYNPVDWYPWSEEAFEKAQREDKPIFLSIGYSTCHWCHVMERESFEDEEVAELLNDSFVSIKVDREERPDIDHIYMAVCQGLTGQGGWPLTVIMTPEKKPFFAGTYFPKHSMYGRNGLTEILNQVSQAWYKERDKVLNAGEKITEALQTQLKTTESGKWSDDMLDQAYQEFRSSFDSRYGGFGGAPKFPRPHDLMFLLRYWKQKNEPTALEMVEKTLNGMVQGGIWDHIGFGFARYAVDEKWLVPHFEKMLYDNALLAYTFVETYQATGKDLYAQVAQDIFTYVLRDMTHPEGGFYSAEDADSEGEEGKFYLWTPTEVEEVLGQEEGALFCECLDITPGGNFEGKSIPNRLYDTLEEVASRHELSSIELKERLESSRRRLFDAREKRIHPHKDDKVLTSWNGLMIAALARGARALGVAEYAQAAEKAVEFLFRRLQRKDGRLLARYREGESALLGYVDDYAFLVWGLLELYEATFRPRYLREAIRLSRDMLDLFGDKEAGGLFFYGTDGEQLLTRTKEVYDGATPSGNSVAALNLLRLARITGEPEWSREANRQLEAFAGSVSQTPMAFSFYLTAIHFVQGESQEIVIAGRRGEKEAQEMLRYVQSLFLPDAVVLFREEDRAEELRELVPYTAEQKMMEGKATAYVCRNYACQAPITMMETLQRNLT